One Melitaea cinxia chromosome 17, ilMelCinx1.1, whole genome shotgun sequence genomic region harbors:
- the LOC123661927 gene encoding uncharacterized protein LOC123661927, whose amino-acid sequence MKTFLIAAACFAVAVAGPARFVPIAVGPALVGGDSHPINVGPAIIDPSEEFHPIDVGPAIIDPSEEFHPIDVGPAIIDPSEEFHPIDVGPAIIDPSEEFHPIDVGPAIIEPVVPAVTSPLVQITINVNSGSADSVTVDNVGEIETSPVIIDNGSDIDPSPVIVVDKPETVVVAPIDPVVPVNVPDTLN is encoded by the coding sequence ATGAAAACTTTCCTGATTGCTGCTGCTTGCTTCGCCGTGGCCGTTGCTGGCCCCGCGCGCTTTGTACCTATAGCCGTTGGACCCGCATTAGTCGGTGGTGACTCCCACCCCATCAATGTCGGCCCTGCCATCATCGACCCTAGCGAAGAATTCCACCCCATCGATGTTGGTCCTGCCATCATCGACCCTAGCGAGGAATTCCACCCCATCGATGTTGGCCCTGCCATCATCGACCCTAGCGAAGAATTCCACCCCATCGATGTTGGCCCTGCCATCATCGACCCTAGCGAAGAATTCCACCCCATCGATGTTGGACCCGCAATCATTGAGCCCGTCGTCCCCGCCGTGACCTCTCCTCTAGTCCAGATCACCATCAACGTCAACTCTGGCTCTGCAGACTCCGTGACCGTCGACAACGTTGGCGAGATCGAAACCTCACCCGTAATCATCGACAACGGCAGCGACATCGATCCCTCCCCCGTCATCGTCGTAGACAAACCGGAGACCGTCGTAGTAGCTCCTATTGACCCCGTTGTCCCCGTCAACGTTCCCGACACCCTCAACTAA